The Branchiostoma floridae strain S238N-H82 chromosome 8, Bfl_VNyyK, whole genome shotgun sequence genome has a segment encoding these proteins:
- the LOC118420603 gene encoding EVI5-like protein isoform X2, translated as MDKLSQSGRTVDIVQLVSEIPAEIEEPPEQSTGFFDRFLAPPKRVRRASSPARLSSSDRTERILEADSKSLKSLSDSSPRGSRTSLVSSDSVNSNLNNYGASEDMTESGGDRTPTEEDTWVVWGDIVNDWEEFTKRKPKFLKNLVRRGIPHHFRGIAWQLLCNAHQSPLKEEYAEYLKATSPCEKVIRRDIARTYPEHEFFREKDGLGQETLFNVMKAYSLHDREVGYCQGSGFIVGLLLMQMPEEETFCVLVHLMQDYRLRELFKPSMAELGLCMFQLECMVQELLPDLHIHFQTQCFHTSMYASSWFLTLFATVFPLQVACRVMDLFMSEGMEIVFRLGIALLQASKSDLMQLDMEGMLKYFQKEIPLMMQKDPESIFNLAYNIKYNQKKMKKLEKEYMSLKSKELEEQIEIRRLRNENQLLRQRIEILEKESAALADKLIQGQVVRAQEQEENFIMMRELAAVRQHSFETMAALEDARDVIKTLTSDGQKPVASSSHSLLLDEAVSKLQQELAQAKLQEAEAKAELADLKDKCQESLHKENQTSNVCVEALQEELVQVKLREAEGQLSLKALTQTVFDLEEHCQKHLARTTGSAARSSNRKGDTKQVVEVLQDELMSVKLREADVVAALKESRLRVMELETMNNSSTSHLKRAEASVEQLTNKLEAAEKHSAQLQSELNHCRKQLSELKAKSTSEVMDIRLREADKMATIAELRQRVADLEIQHQERLTANQLGQDNRPVSALNIQSKIDKMEKEVKRLRSIAKLLIPGSRSAGDGGTDSPPGEVYITMELQAEDVIILDDDSDTDNTHPGTATPTHTQQQDHQLSTMASSIIQEASAENCNSEIVTNQTSPQESATFNEKQRDNTTKPMDIMDSNSNMVDSTDRR; from the exons ATGGATAAACTTAGCCAGTCGGGCCGGACTGTGGATATAGTACAGCTTGTCAGTGAAATTCCTGCTGAAATAGAGGAACCTCCAGAACAGTCAACAGGCTTTTTTGATCGCTTCCTTGCCCCTCCCAAACGTGTGAGGAGAGCCTCCTCTCCTGCCAGGCTGTCAAGTTCAGACAGGACTGAAAG GATCCTGGAGGCTGACAGTAAGTCACTGAAGTCACTGTCAGACTCATCTCCGCGAGGCTCCAGGACCAGCCTGGTGTCCAGTGATTCTGTCAACAGTAACCTGAACAACTATGGTGCATCCGAGGACATGACGGAGTCAGGAGGGGACAGAACTCCTACTGAGGAGGATACCTGGGTCGTCTGGGGAGACATTGTTAATGACTGGGAGGAGTTTACCAAGCGGAAACCAAAGTTCCTGAAG AATCTAGTGCGGAGAGGTATTCCCCACCACTTCAGAGGTATTGCATGGCAGCTGCTGTGTAACGCCCACCAGTCACCGCTCAAGGAGGAATATGCCGAGTACCTGAAGGCCACATCGCCCTGTGAGAAGGTTATAAGGAGAGATATTGCCCGCACATATCCCGAACATGAATTCTTCAGAGAAAAGGATGGTCTTGGACAAGAGACACTGTTTAATGTCATGAAG GCCTATTCTCTCCATGACAGGGAGGTTGGGTACTGCCAAGGGAGTGGCTTCATTGTGGGACTTTTACTTATGCAg ATGCCTGAAGAGGAGACGTTCTGTGTGCTGGTACATCTGATGCAGGACTATCGCCTGCGAGAGTTGTTCAAACCCAGCATGGCCGAGCTGGGCCTGTGTATGTTCCAGTTGGAATGTATGGTGCAG GAACTGTTACCAGATCTGCACATCCACTTCCAGACGCAGTGCTTCCACACCTCCATGTACGCCTCCTCCTGGTTTCTCACACTGTTCGCCACAGTTTTCCCCCTGCAGGTGGCCTGTAGAGTCATGGACCTCTTCATGTCTGAG GGTATGGAGATTGTGTTTAGGTTGGGGATTGCACTGCTGCAGGCTAGTAAGTCTGACCTGATGCAGCTGGACATGGAAGGAATGCTCAAG TATTTCCAGAAGGAGATTCCTCTGATGATGCAAAAGGACCCAGAGAGTATCTTCAACCTGGCATATAACATTAAGTACAAccagaaaaagatgaaaaa ATTGGAGAAAGAGTACATGTCACTCAAGAGCAAAGAATTGGAAGAACAAATTGAAATTAGG AGACTAAGAAATGAGAATCAACTTCTTCGCCAAAGAATAGAGATCCTGGAAAAG GAGAGTGCTGCTTTGGCAGATAAGCTGATACAG GGACAAGTTGTTCGAGCACAAGAGCAGGAGGAAAACTTCATCATGATGCGAGAACTGGCGGCTGTCAGGCAGCACAGCTTCGAGACCATGGCAGCACTAGAGGATGCACGTGATGTCATCAAGACACTGACAAGTGATGGACAGAAG CCTGTAGCCAGTTCTAGCCATTCCCTCCTGCTGGATGAGGCAGTCTCCAAGCTGCAGCAAGAGTTGGCACAAGCAAAACTACAGGAGGCAGAGGCAAAGGCAGAGCTGGCTGATCTTAAAGACAAATGCCAGGAGTCACTG CACAAAGAGAACCAGACGTCCAATGTGTGTGTGGAGGCTCTGCAGGAGGAGCTTGTCCAGGTGAAGCTGAGAGAGGCGGAGGGGCAGCTGTCTCTCAAGGCACTCACACAAACAGTGTTCGACCTGGAGGAGCACTGTCAG AAACATCTGGCTAGAACAACAGGTAGTGCAGCAAGGTCATCGAATCGAAAGGGTGACACCAAGCAGGTGGTGGAAGTACTGCAGGATGAGCTCATGTCAGTCAAACTGCGTGAAGCTGATGTTGTTGCAGCCCTGAAGGAATCAAGGCTGCGAGTGATGGAACTAGAGACCATG AACAACTCTTCTACAAGCCATCTAAAGCGGGCTGAAGCCAGTGTGGAACAGCTCACAAACAAGCTGGAGGCAGCTGAGAAACATTCGGCACAGCTGCAGTCTGAGCTGAACCACTGCAGGAAGCAGCTGAGTGAGCTGAAGGCAAAG AGCACATCTGAAGTGATGGACATTCGTCTGAGGGAGGCTGATAAAATGGCCACCATAGCCGAACTGCGTCAGCGTGTTGCCGACCTTGAAATTCAG CATCAAGAACGCCTGACAGCTAACCAGCTTGGACAGGACAACAGGCCGGTGTCTGCCCTGAACATACAGTCCAAGATTGACAAAATGGAGAAGGAG GTGAAACGGTTGCGGTCCATTGCAAAGTTACTGATCCCTGGTAGTAGATCTGCTGGCGATGGTGGTACAGACTCCCCCCCTGGAGAAGTGTACATCACCATGGAGCTGCaggcagaggatgtcatcattcTGGATGATGATAGTGACACAGATAACACACACCCCG GGACagccacacccacacacacccaGCAACAAGACCATCAACTTTCAACCATGGCATCAAGCATCATCCAGGAGGCATCTGCAGAGAACTGTAACAGTGAAATTGTAACAAATCAGACTAGCCCCCAAGAATCTGCAACATTTAATGAAAAACAGCGAGACAATACAACTAAACCCATGGACATTATGGACTCTAATAGTAACATGGTGGATTCTACTGACAGAAGGTAA
- the LOC118420603 gene encoding EVI5-like protein isoform X1, with product MDKLSQSGRTVDIVQLVSEIPAEIEEPPEQSTGFFDRFLAPPKRVRRASSPARLSSSDRTERILEADSKSLKSLSDSSPRGSRTSLVSSDSVNSNLNNYGASEDMTESGGDRTPTEEDTWVVWGDIVNDWEEFTKRKPKFLKNLVRRGIPHHFRGIAWQLLCNAHQSPLKEEYAEYLKATSPCEKVIRRDIARTYPEHEFFREKDGLGQETLFNVMKAYSLHDREVGYCQGSGFIVGLLLMQMPEEETFCVLVHLMQDYRLRELFKPSMAELGLCMFQLECMVQELLPDLHIHFQTQCFHTSMYASSWFLTLFATVFPLQVACRVMDLFMSEGMEIVFRLGIALLQASKSDLMQLDMEGMLKYFQKEIPLMMQKDPESIFNLAYNIKYNQKKMKKLEKEYMSLKSKELEEQIEIRRLRNENQLLRQRIEILEKESAALADKLIQGQVVRAQEQEENFIMMRELAAVRQHSFETMAALEDARDVIKTLTSDGQKPVASSSHSLLLDEAVSKLQQELAQAKLQEAEAKAELADLKDKCQESLHKENQTSNVCVEALQEELVQVKLREAEGQLSLKALTQTVFDLEEHCQKHLARTTGSAARSSNRKGDTKQVVEVLQDELMSVKLREADVVAALKESRLRVMELETMNNSSTSHLKRAEASVEQLTNKLEAAEKHSAQLQSELNHCRKQLSELKAKSTSEVMDIRLREADKMATIAELRQRVADLEIQHQERLTANQLGQDNRPVSALNIQSKIDKMEKEVKRLRSIAKLLIPGSRSAGDGGTDSPPGEVYITMELQAEDVIILDDDSDTDNTHPGTATPTHTQQPGTATPTHTQQQDHQLSTMASSIIQEASAENCNSEIVTNQTSPQESATFNEKQRDNTTKPMDIMDSNSNMVDSTDRR from the exons ATGGATAAACTTAGCCAGTCGGGCCGGACTGTGGATATAGTACAGCTTGTCAGTGAAATTCCTGCTGAAATAGAGGAACCTCCAGAACAGTCAACAGGCTTTTTTGATCGCTTCCTTGCCCCTCCCAAACGTGTGAGGAGAGCCTCCTCTCCTGCCAGGCTGTCAAGTTCAGACAGGACTGAAAG GATCCTGGAGGCTGACAGTAAGTCACTGAAGTCACTGTCAGACTCATCTCCGCGAGGCTCCAGGACCAGCCTGGTGTCCAGTGATTCTGTCAACAGTAACCTGAACAACTATGGTGCATCCGAGGACATGACGGAGTCAGGAGGGGACAGAACTCCTACTGAGGAGGATACCTGGGTCGTCTGGGGAGACATTGTTAATGACTGGGAGGAGTTTACCAAGCGGAAACCAAAGTTCCTGAAG AATCTAGTGCGGAGAGGTATTCCCCACCACTTCAGAGGTATTGCATGGCAGCTGCTGTGTAACGCCCACCAGTCACCGCTCAAGGAGGAATATGCCGAGTACCTGAAGGCCACATCGCCCTGTGAGAAGGTTATAAGGAGAGATATTGCCCGCACATATCCCGAACATGAATTCTTCAGAGAAAAGGATGGTCTTGGACAAGAGACACTGTTTAATGTCATGAAG GCCTATTCTCTCCATGACAGGGAGGTTGGGTACTGCCAAGGGAGTGGCTTCATTGTGGGACTTTTACTTATGCAg ATGCCTGAAGAGGAGACGTTCTGTGTGCTGGTACATCTGATGCAGGACTATCGCCTGCGAGAGTTGTTCAAACCCAGCATGGCCGAGCTGGGCCTGTGTATGTTCCAGTTGGAATGTATGGTGCAG GAACTGTTACCAGATCTGCACATCCACTTCCAGACGCAGTGCTTCCACACCTCCATGTACGCCTCCTCCTGGTTTCTCACACTGTTCGCCACAGTTTTCCCCCTGCAGGTGGCCTGTAGAGTCATGGACCTCTTCATGTCTGAG GGTATGGAGATTGTGTTTAGGTTGGGGATTGCACTGCTGCAGGCTAGTAAGTCTGACCTGATGCAGCTGGACATGGAAGGAATGCTCAAG TATTTCCAGAAGGAGATTCCTCTGATGATGCAAAAGGACCCAGAGAGTATCTTCAACCTGGCATATAACATTAAGTACAAccagaaaaagatgaaaaa ATTGGAGAAAGAGTACATGTCACTCAAGAGCAAAGAATTGGAAGAACAAATTGAAATTAGG AGACTAAGAAATGAGAATCAACTTCTTCGCCAAAGAATAGAGATCCTGGAAAAG GAGAGTGCTGCTTTGGCAGATAAGCTGATACAG GGACAAGTTGTTCGAGCACAAGAGCAGGAGGAAAACTTCATCATGATGCGAGAACTGGCGGCTGTCAGGCAGCACAGCTTCGAGACCATGGCAGCACTAGAGGATGCACGTGATGTCATCAAGACACTGACAAGTGATGGACAGAAG CCTGTAGCCAGTTCTAGCCATTCCCTCCTGCTGGATGAGGCAGTCTCCAAGCTGCAGCAAGAGTTGGCACAAGCAAAACTACAGGAGGCAGAGGCAAAGGCAGAGCTGGCTGATCTTAAAGACAAATGCCAGGAGTCACTG CACAAAGAGAACCAGACGTCCAATGTGTGTGTGGAGGCTCTGCAGGAGGAGCTTGTCCAGGTGAAGCTGAGAGAGGCGGAGGGGCAGCTGTCTCTCAAGGCACTCACACAAACAGTGTTCGACCTGGAGGAGCACTGTCAG AAACATCTGGCTAGAACAACAGGTAGTGCAGCAAGGTCATCGAATCGAAAGGGTGACACCAAGCAGGTGGTGGAAGTACTGCAGGATGAGCTCATGTCAGTCAAACTGCGTGAAGCTGATGTTGTTGCAGCCCTGAAGGAATCAAGGCTGCGAGTGATGGAACTAGAGACCATG AACAACTCTTCTACAAGCCATCTAAAGCGGGCTGAAGCCAGTGTGGAACAGCTCACAAACAAGCTGGAGGCAGCTGAGAAACATTCGGCACAGCTGCAGTCTGAGCTGAACCACTGCAGGAAGCAGCTGAGTGAGCTGAAGGCAAAG AGCACATCTGAAGTGATGGACATTCGTCTGAGGGAGGCTGATAAAATGGCCACCATAGCCGAACTGCGTCAGCGTGTTGCCGACCTTGAAATTCAG CATCAAGAACGCCTGACAGCTAACCAGCTTGGACAGGACAACAGGCCGGTGTCTGCCCTGAACATACAGTCCAAGATTGACAAAATGGAGAAGGAG GTGAAACGGTTGCGGTCCATTGCAAAGTTACTGATCCCTGGTAGTAGATCTGCTGGCGATGGTGGTACAGACTCCCCCCCTGGAGAAGTGTACATCACCATGGAGCTGCaggcagaggatgtcatcattcTGGATGATGATAGTGACACAGATAACACACACCCCGGGACagccacacccacacacacccaGCAACCAGGGACagccacacccacacacacccaGCAACAAGACCATCAACTTTCAACCATGGCATCAAGCATCATCCAGGAGGCATCTGCAGAGAACTGTAACAGTGAAATTGTAACAAATCAGACTAGCCCCCAAGAATCTGCAACATTTAATGAAAAACAGCGAGACAATACAACTAAACCCATGGACATTATGGACTCTAATAGTAACATGGTGGATTCTACTGACAGAAGGTAA
- the LOC118420603 gene encoding EVI5-like protein isoform X3, translated as METPLSSPDGRLGEEELELLAKLEEQNRILEADSKSLKSLSDSSPRGSRTSLVSSDSVNSNLNNYGASEDMTESGGDRTPTEEDTWVVWGDIVNDWEEFTKRKPKFLKNLVRRGIPHHFRGIAWQLLCNAHQSPLKEEYAEYLKATSPCEKVIRRDIARTYPEHEFFREKDGLGQETLFNVMKAYSLHDREVGYCQGSGFIVGLLLMQMPEEETFCVLVHLMQDYRLRELFKPSMAELGLCMFQLECMVQELLPDLHIHFQTQCFHTSMYASSWFLTLFATVFPLQVACRVMDLFMSEGMEIVFRLGIALLQASKSDLMQLDMEGMLKYFQKEIPLMMQKDPESIFNLAYNIKYNQKKMKKLEKEYMSLKSKELEEQIEIRRLRNENQLLRQRIEILEKESAALADKLIQGQVVRAQEQEENFIMMRELAAVRQHSFETMAALEDARDVIKTLTSDGQKPVASSSHSLLLDEAVSKLQQELAQAKLQEAEAKAELADLKDKCQESLHKENQTSNVCVEALQEELVQVKLREAEGQLSLKALTQTVFDLEEHCQKHLARTTGSAARSSNRKGDTKQVVEVLQDELMSVKLREADVVAALKESRLRVMELETMNNSSTSHLKRAEASVEQLTNKLEAAEKHSAQLQSELNHCRKQLSELKAKSTSEVMDIRLREADKMATIAELRQRVADLEIQHQERLTANQLGQDNRPVSALNIQSKIDKMEKEVKRLRSIAKLLIPGSRSAGDGGTDSPPGEVYITMELQAEDVIILDDDSDTDNTHPGTATPTHTQQPGTATPTHTQQQDHQLSTMASSIIQEASAENCNSEIVTNQTSPQESATFNEKQRDNTTKPMDIMDSNSNMVDSTDRR; from the exons GATCCTGGAGGCTGACAGTAAGTCACTGAAGTCACTGTCAGACTCATCTCCGCGAGGCTCCAGGACCAGCCTGGTGTCCAGTGATTCTGTCAACAGTAACCTGAACAACTATGGTGCATCCGAGGACATGACGGAGTCAGGAGGGGACAGAACTCCTACTGAGGAGGATACCTGGGTCGTCTGGGGAGACATTGTTAATGACTGGGAGGAGTTTACCAAGCGGAAACCAAAGTTCCTGAAG AATCTAGTGCGGAGAGGTATTCCCCACCACTTCAGAGGTATTGCATGGCAGCTGCTGTGTAACGCCCACCAGTCACCGCTCAAGGAGGAATATGCCGAGTACCTGAAGGCCACATCGCCCTGTGAGAAGGTTATAAGGAGAGATATTGCCCGCACATATCCCGAACATGAATTCTTCAGAGAAAAGGATGGTCTTGGACAAGAGACACTGTTTAATGTCATGAAG GCCTATTCTCTCCATGACAGGGAGGTTGGGTACTGCCAAGGGAGTGGCTTCATTGTGGGACTTTTACTTATGCAg ATGCCTGAAGAGGAGACGTTCTGTGTGCTGGTACATCTGATGCAGGACTATCGCCTGCGAGAGTTGTTCAAACCCAGCATGGCCGAGCTGGGCCTGTGTATGTTCCAGTTGGAATGTATGGTGCAG GAACTGTTACCAGATCTGCACATCCACTTCCAGACGCAGTGCTTCCACACCTCCATGTACGCCTCCTCCTGGTTTCTCACACTGTTCGCCACAGTTTTCCCCCTGCAGGTGGCCTGTAGAGTCATGGACCTCTTCATGTCTGAG GGTATGGAGATTGTGTTTAGGTTGGGGATTGCACTGCTGCAGGCTAGTAAGTCTGACCTGATGCAGCTGGACATGGAAGGAATGCTCAAG TATTTCCAGAAGGAGATTCCTCTGATGATGCAAAAGGACCCAGAGAGTATCTTCAACCTGGCATATAACATTAAGTACAAccagaaaaagatgaaaaa ATTGGAGAAAGAGTACATGTCACTCAAGAGCAAAGAATTGGAAGAACAAATTGAAATTAGG AGACTAAGAAATGAGAATCAACTTCTTCGCCAAAGAATAGAGATCCTGGAAAAG GAGAGTGCTGCTTTGGCAGATAAGCTGATACAG GGACAAGTTGTTCGAGCACAAGAGCAGGAGGAAAACTTCATCATGATGCGAGAACTGGCGGCTGTCAGGCAGCACAGCTTCGAGACCATGGCAGCACTAGAGGATGCACGTGATGTCATCAAGACACTGACAAGTGATGGACAGAAG CCTGTAGCCAGTTCTAGCCATTCCCTCCTGCTGGATGAGGCAGTCTCCAAGCTGCAGCAAGAGTTGGCACAAGCAAAACTACAGGAGGCAGAGGCAAAGGCAGAGCTGGCTGATCTTAAAGACAAATGCCAGGAGTCACTG CACAAAGAGAACCAGACGTCCAATGTGTGTGTGGAGGCTCTGCAGGAGGAGCTTGTCCAGGTGAAGCTGAGAGAGGCGGAGGGGCAGCTGTCTCTCAAGGCACTCACACAAACAGTGTTCGACCTGGAGGAGCACTGTCAG AAACATCTGGCTAGAACAACAGGTAGTGCAGCAAGGTCATCGAATCGAAAGGGTGACACCAAGCAGGTGGTGGAAGTACTGCAGGATGAGCTCATGTCAGTCAAACTGCGTGAAGCTGATGTTGTTGCAGCCCTGAAGGAATCAAGGCTGCGAGTGATGGAACTAGAGACCATG AACAACTCTTCTACAAGCCATCTAAAGCGGGCTGAAGCCAGTGTGGAACAGCTCACAAACAAGCTGGAGGCAGCTGAGAAACATTCGGCACAGCTGCAGTCTGAGCTGAACCACTGCAGGAAGCAGCTGAGTGAGCTGAAGGCAAAG AGCACATCTGAAGTGATGGACATTCGTCTGAGGGAGGCTGATAAAATGGCCACCATAGCCGAACTGCGTCAGCGTGTTGCCGACCTTGAAATTCAG CATCAAGAACGCCTGACAGCTAACCAGCTTGGACAGGACAACAGGCCGGTGTCTGCCCTGAACATACAGTCCAAGATTGACAAAATGGAGAAGGAG GTGAAACGGTTGCGGTCCATTGCAAAGTTACTGATCCCTGGTAGTAGATCTGCTGGCGATGGTGGTACAGACTCCCCCCCTGGAGAAGTGTACATCACCATGGAGCTGCaggcagaggatgtcatcattcTGGATGATGATAGTGACACAGATAACACACACCCCGGGACagccacacccacacacacccaGCAACCAGGGACagccacacccacacacacccaGCAACAAGACCATCAACTTTCAACCATGGCATCAAGCATCATCCAGGAGGCATCTGCAGAGAACTGTAACAGTGAAATTGTAACAAATCAGACTAGCCCCCAAGAATCTGCAACATTTAATGAAAAACAGCGAGACAATACAACTAAACCCATGGACATTATGGACTCTAATAGTAACATGGTGGATTCTACTGACAGAAGGTAA
- the LOC118420603 gene encoding EVI5-like protein isoform X4, giving the protein MTESGGDRTPTEEDTWVVWGDIVNDWEEFTKRKPKFLKNLVRRGIPHHFRGIAWQLLCNAHQSPLKEEYAEYLKATSPCEKVIRRDIARTYPEHEFFREKDGLGQETLFNVMKAYSLHDREVGYCQGSGFIVGLLLMQMPEEETFCVLVHLMQDYRLRELFKPSMAELGLCMFQLECMVQELLPDLHIHFQTQCFHTSMYASSWFLTLFATVFPLQVACRVMDLFMSEGMEIVFRLGIALLQASKSDLMQLDMEGMLKYFQKEIPLMMQKDPESIFNLAYNIKYNQKKMKKLEKEYMSLKSKELEEQIEIRRLRNENQLLRQRIEILEKESAALADKLIQGQVVRAQEQEENFIMMRELAAVRQHSFETMAALEDARDVIKTLTSDGQKPVASSSHSLLLDEAVSKLQQELAQAKLQEAEAKAELADLKDKCQESLHKENQTSNVCVEALQEELVQVKLREAEGQLSLKALTQTVFDLEEHCQKHLARTTGSAARSSNRKGDTKQVVEVLQDELMSVKLREADVVAALKESRLRVMELETMNNSSTSHLKRAEASVEQLTNKLEAAEKHSAQLQSELNHCRKQLSELKAKSTSEVMDIRLREADKMATIAELRQRVADLEIQHQERLTANQLGQDNRPVSALNIQSKIDKMEKEVKRLRSIAKLLIPGSRSAGDGGTDSPPGEVYITMELQAEDVIILDDDSDTDNTHPGTATPTHTQQPGTATPTHTQQQDHQLSTMASSIIQEASAENCNSEIVTNQTSPQESATFNEKQRDNTTKPMDIMDSNSNMVDSTDRR; this is encoded by the exons ATGACGGAGTCAGGAGGGGACAGAACTCCTACTGAGGAGGATACCTGGGTCGTCTGGGGAGACATTGTTAATGACTGGGAGGAGTTTACCAAGCGGAAACCAAAGTTCCTGAAG AATCTAGTGCGGAGAGGTATTCCCCACCACTTCAGAGGTATTGCATGGCAGCTGCTGTGTAACGCCCACCAGTCACCGCTCAAGGAGGAATATGCCGAGTACCTGAAGGCCACATCGCCCTGTGAGAAGGTTATAAGGAGAGATATTGCCCGCACATATCCCGAACATGAATTCTTCAGAGAAAAGGATGGTCTTGGACAAGAGACACTGTTTAATGTCATGAAG GCCTATTCTCTCCATGACAGGGAGGTTGGGTACTGCCAAGGGAGTGGCTTCATTGTGGGACTTTTACTTATGCAg ATGCCTGAAGAGGAGACGTTCTGTGTGCTGGTACATCTGATGCAGGACTATCGCCTGCGAGAGTTGTTCAAACCCAGCATGGCCGAGCTGGGCCTGTGTATGTTCCAGTTGGAATGTATGGTGCAG GAACTGTTACCAGATCTGCACATCCACTTCCAGACGCAGTGCTTCCACACCTCCATGTACGCCTCCTCCTGGTTTCTCACACTGTTCGCCACAGTTTTCCCCCTGCAGGTGGCCTGTAGAGTCATGGACCTCTTCATGTCTGAG GGTATGGAGATTGTGTTTAGGTTGGGGATTGCACTGCTGCAGGCTAGTAAGTCTGACCTGATGCAGCTGGACATGGAAGGAATGCTCAAG TATTTCCAGAAGGAGATTCCTCTGATGATGCAAAAGGACCCAGAGAGTATCTTCAACCTGGCATATAACATTAAGTACAAccagaaaaagatgaaaaa ATTGGAGAAAGAGTACATGTCACTCAAGAGCAAAGAATTGGAAGAACAAATTGAAATTAGG AGACTAAGAAATGAGAATCAACTTCTTCGCCAAAGAATAGAGATCCTGGAAAAG GAGAGTGCTGCTTTGGCAGATAAGCTGATACAG GGACAAGTTGTTCGAGCACAAGAGCAGGAGGAAAACTTCATCATGATGCGAGAACTGGCGGCTGTCAGGCAGCACAGCTTCGAGACCATGGCAGCACTAGAGGATGCACGTGATGTCATCAAGACACTGACAAGTGATGGACAGAAG CCTGTAGCCAGTTCTAGCCATTCCCTCCTGCTGGATGAGGCAGTCTCCAAGCTGCAGCAAGAGTTGGCACAAGCAAAACTACAGGAGGCAGAGGCAAAGGCAGAGCTGGCTGATCTTAAAGACAAATGCCAGGAGTCACTG CACAAAGAGAACCAGACGTCCAATGTGTGTGTGGAGGCTCTGCAGGAGGAGCTTGTCCAGGTGAAGCTGAGAGAGGCGGAGGGGCAGCTGTCTCTCAAGGCACTCACACAAACAGTGTTCGACCTGGAGGAGCACTGTCAG AAACATCTGGCTAGAACAACAGGTAGTGCAGCAAGGTCATCGAATCGAAAGGGTGACACCAAGCAGGTGGTGGAAGTACTGCAGGATGAGCTCATGTCAGTCAAACTGCGTGAAGCTGATGTTGTTGCAGCCCTGAAGGAATCAAGGCTGCGAGTGATGGAACTAGAGACCATG AACAACTCTTCTACAAGCCATCTAAAGCGGGCTGAAGCCAGTGTGGAACAGCTCACAAACAAGCTGGAGGCAGCTGAGAAACATTCGGCACAGCTGCAGTCTGAGCTGAACCACTGCAGGAAGCAGCTGAGTGAGCTGAAGGCAAAG AGCACATCTGAAGTGATGGACATTCGTCTGAGGGAGGCTGATAAAATGGCCACCATAGCCGAACTGCGTCAGCGTGTTGCCGACCTTGAAATTCAG CATCAAGAACGCCTGACAGCTAACCAGCTTGGACAGGACAACAGGCCGGTGTCTGCCCTGAACATACAGTCCAAGATTGACAAAATGGAGAAGGAG GTGAAACGGTTGCGGTCCATTGCAAAGTTACTGATCCCTGGTAGTAGATCTGCTGGCGATGGTGGTACAGACTCCCCCCCTGGAGAAGTGTACATCACCATGGAGCTGCaggcagaggatgtcatcattcTGGATGATGATAGTGACACAGATAACACACACCCCGGGACagccacacccacacacacccaGCAACCAGGGACagccacacccacacacacccaGCAACAAGACCATCAACTTTCAACCATGGCATCAAGCATCATCCAGGAGGCATCTGCAGAGAACTGTAACAGTGAAATTGTAACAAATCAGACTAGCCCCCAAGAATCTGCAACATTTAATGAAAAACAGCGAGACAATACAACTAAACCCATGGACATTATGGACTCTAATAGTAACATGGTGGATTCTACTGACAGAAGGTAA